A stretch of Lactiplantibacillus brownii DNA encodes these proteins:
- a CDS encoding heavy metal translocating P-type ATPase — protein sequence MKFQQFLTKHTNQITLITGVLIVLGFLSKYALNFTLGYQLILAVASIIAVIPIAVRAWSALINKVFSIELLVSIAVIGAFIIGEFNESAIVTFLFLFGSYLESKTLQKTRNAIKGLTDLSPTTATLVTDTGTEEVDVDDVDEGDVVLVKTGSQVPVDGVVVEGNGYINEASITGESRQINKNLQDQVFSGTIVENGYLKIKATQVGDDTTFAKIIELVEEAQDTKSKAEKFIDRFAQYYTPAVLVLAALVFVFSRDFRLAITVLVLGCPGALVIGAPVSNVAGIGNGAKRGILIKGGEVIDTFAKVDTLVFDKTGTLTEGNTAVSSFKAYTTNQDQLLTLAAAVEGVSDHPLGKAIIDYAGSHAKAMPAPSLDNTETVKGQGICADVNHQQVVIGNQKMLTAHEISLSTDQAHDLSAMQQAGKSTVIMAIDGVVQLIFGISDTVRPNVKESLAALKAQGIKRLVMLTGDNELTADAVARELNIDEVHANLLPEEKVDYVKKLKTAGNTVAFIGDGINDSPSIANADIGIAMGSGTDVAIDTSDVVLMQSSFPALVHAHGLAKKTVLNTRENIIIAIATVAFLLIGLIFGYIYMASGMFVHEASILVVIFNAMRLINFQTKFDKTRKAPVQRTATTTA from the coding sequence ATGAAATTTCAGCAGTTCTTAACCAAACATACGAATCAAATCACGCTGATCACTGGTGTCCTCATCGTGCTCGGCTTCCTGAGCAAATACGCACTCAACTTTACCCTCGGCTATCAACTTATTCTAGCCGTTGCTTCCATTATCGCGGTGATTCCCATCGCGGTTCGAGCCTGGAGCGCTCTGATCAACAAAGTCTTCAGTATTGAACTCTTGGTCAGTATCGCCGTTATCGGGGCCTTCATTATTGGTGAATTCAATGAATCAGCCATCGTCACTTTTCTTTTCCTATTCGGTTCTTACCTTGAAAGCAAAACGCTACAAAAAACGCGCAATGCTATTAAAGGCTTAACAGACCTCTCACCAACTACTGCGACTTTAGTGACTGACACTGGTACTGAAGAAGTCGATGTCGATGATGTTGACGAAGGAGATGTCGTCCTCGTTAAAACTGGGAGCCAAGTGCCGGTTGATGGCGTTGTCGTTGAAGGCAATGGCTACATTAACGAAGCCTCGATCACTGGTGAATCCCGTCAGATCAACAAAAATCTTCAGGATCAAGTTTTCTCAGGCACCATCGTTGAAAACGGCTATTTAAAAATCAAGGCCACCCAAGTTGGTGACGATACGACCTTTGCGAAGATCATCGAATTAGTTGAAGAAGCGCAAGACACCAAGTCTAAAGCCGAAAAGTTTATCGACCGCTTCGCGCAATATTATACCCCAGCTGTCCTAGTCTTGGCTGCCCTAGTGTTCGTCTTTTCCCGTGACTTCCGACTAGCCATCACGGTCCTAGTGCTTGGTTGCCCTGGTGCCTTAGTTATCGGCGCCCCGGTTTCAAACGTTGCCGGAATTGGGAATGGTGCTAAACGTGGCATTCTTATCAAAGGTGGCGAGGTCATTGATACCTTTGCCAAAGTTGATACGCTCGTTTTCGATAAAACTGGAACGCTAACTGAAGGCAACACGGCAGTTTCAAGCTTCAAAGCTTACACAACGAACCAAGATCAACTATTAACTTTAGCCGCTGCCGTTGAAGGCGTTTCTGACCATCCTCTTGGCAAAGCCATCATTGATTACGCGGGGAGTCACGCTAAAGCTATGCCGGCACCAAGTTTAGACAACACTGAAACAGTTAAAGGCCAAGGTATTTGCGCCGACGTTAACCATCAACAAGTCGTTATTGGGAATCAAAAAATGTTAACCGCACATGAAATTAGTTTATCAACCGACCAAGCTCACGACCTTAGTGCCATGCAACAAGCCGGTAAATCAACCGTTATCATGGCTATTGATGGCGTCGTTCAATTGATCTTCGGTATTTCTGACACGGTGCGGCCAAATGTCAAAGAATCCTTAGCCGCATTGAAGGCCCAGGGAATCAAAAGACTCGTTATGTTGACGGGTGACAATGAATTAACTGCGGACGCCGTTGCACGTGAACTTAATATTGACGAAGTCCACGCCAACCTCTTGCCTGAAGAAAAAGTTGATTACGTTAAGAAACTCAAAACTGCCGGTAACACCGTTGCCTTCATTGGCGATGGCATCAACGATAGCCCTTCAATTGCCAACGCTGACATTGGGATCGCGATGGGCAGTGGGACCGACGTTGCCATCGATACTTCCGACGTCGTCTTAATGCAATCCAGTTTTCCAGCGCTAGTTCATGCCCACGGCTTAGCCAAAAAGACCGTTTTGAATACGCGTGAAAACATCATCATTGCCATTGCGACCGTCGCCTTCTTGCTCATTGGGTTAATCTTCGGCTACATCTACATGGCCAGTGGGATGTTCGTCCACGAAGCCAGCATCCTAGTCGTTATCTTCAATGCAATGCGCTTAATCAACTTCCAAACCAAGTTTGATAAGACGCGTAAGGCGCCTGTTCAACGAACCGCAACGACTACCGCTTAA
- a CDS encoding DarT ssDNA thymidine ADP-ribosyltransferase family protein — protein sequence MTYSDIVAELLNGTKTTNLNPAKRRYWPRFAFHFTDSDNVIDILKRGSLISRAYAEQNGVMANDNASNEVIDQTESEIKKMVRLYFRPRTPTQFYNEGFQTKYKRERKPYNANCPVPVFFLFDMVGLLNLPATKFSNRSLASKNVPLFNTPEAFNNLPFEQIYHDSSFNGLDYTQKKTITHHKHAEIVVPDELDLKLLKFIYVRSIAEKTMLLAELHEVGIFKYDAMIQIGDESTFYMDRNFIQNVSLDSTKFTLKCSVQDSYPSDWGHVQYAINPDSVDRYLNVSIKSVTPTGRTVIWPKPGYKALLNTTMPFILNRPESSYKLEVRIDGHLAYLGEYDQTKDELPF from the coding sequence ATGACGTACTCTGATATTGTAGCAGAACTACTTAATGGCACTAAGACAACTAATTTGAATCCTGCTAAACGGAGATACTGGCCACGCTTTGCTTTTCATTTTACTGATAGTGACAATGTTATTGATATTTTGAAAAGGGGATCATTGATTTCAAGGGCATATGCAGAACAAAATGGTGTCATGGCGAATGATAATGCGAGCAATGAGGTTATCGATCAAACTGAATCAGAAATAAAGAAAATGGTGCGATTATATTTTAGACCACGGACACCAACACAATTTTACAATGAGGGTTTCCAGACGAAGTATAAGCGAGAAAGAAAGCCCTATAATGCCAACTGTCCGGTGCCGGTTTTCTTTTTGTTTGATATGGTTGGACTTTTAAACTTGCCGGCTACTAAATTTTCTAATCGGTCACTGGCTTCGAAAAATGTACCATTATTTAATACACCCGAAGCTTTTAACAACTTGCCCTTTGAACAAATCTATCACGATTCTAGCTTTAATGGATTGGATTATACACAGAAAAAAACAATTACTCATCATAAACATGCTGAAATTGTTGTACCGGATGAGTTGGATTTAAAATTACTCAAATTTATTTACGTCAGATCTATTGCAGAGAAAACAATGTTATTGGCAGAACTGCACGAAGTTGGCATATTCAAATATGATGCAATGATTCAGATTGGGGATGAGTCTACTTTTTATATGGACAGGAATTTTATCCAAAATGTGAGTTTGGATTCAACTAAGTTCACACTTAAATGCAGTGTGCAGGACTCCTATCCTAGCGATTGGGGACATGTACAATATGCAATTAATCCTGACAGCGTGGATCGCTACTTGAATGTGAGCATAAAATCTGTGACACCAACTGGTAGGACTGTGATCTGGCCGAAACCGGGATATAAAGCGTTACTAAATACAACCATGCCGTTTATATTGAATCGACCGGAGTCATCTTATAAACTAGAAGTAAGGATAGATGGTCATCTGGCATATCTAGGTGAATATGATCAAACGAAAGATGAATTGCCATTTTAA
- a CDS encoding LacI family DNA-binding transcriptional regulator, which produces MMTNIHDVARLSGYSVSTVSRVLNHKDYVTTETRAAVQKVIDELDYVPNDVARDLSRGKTMTIGVILPNLDHPYFVQLIQGITKAAFVADYHVILLSSRFEAEIERTYLAAFRRKAYDALIFTSHGLPLAEIATYQKYGPIVICQPPRDSGLSAAYAHRRQTYVQALTTLKVQGCQRVALLMSRPIAVSETSQATAEAYRIVYGESPRPAMLATDVITMADGQRAAERFIASGQTFEAIFANSDDIAVGVQRAYQQAKLPVPVLIGQEHQLSGELAQFPTIDHHCQIVGQQALQLAVSGEKRRIAIDSEFINNW; this is translated from the coding sequence ATGATGACCAATATACATGACGTGGCACGGTTATCGGGTTATTCAGTCTCGACGGTGTCACGGGTGCTGAATCATAAAGATTACGTGACGACCGAAACGCGAGCGGCGGTCCAAAAAGTGATTGATGAGCTGGATTATGTGCCAAATGATGTGGCGCGTGATTTAAGTCGTGGCAAAACGATGACGATTGGTGTCATCTTGCCTAACCTGGACCATCCGTATTTTGTTCAGTTGATTCAAGGCATTACGAAGGCCGCGTTTGTCGCTGATTATCACGTCATTTTGTTATCTTCACGATTTGAGGCTGAGATTGAACGCACTTATTTGGCCGCTTTTCGGCGTAAAGCCTACGATGCCTTAATTTTCACTTCACACGGGTTACCTTTGGCTGAAATTGCGACGTATCAAAAATATGGGCCGATTGTCATCTGTCAGCCACCTCGAGATAGCGGTTTGTCAGCCGCATATGCCCATCGGCGGCAAACTTATGTGCAAGCCTTAACGACATTGAAAGTGCAGGGCTGTCAGCGAGTTGCTTTACTGATGAGTCGGCCGATTGCGGTTAGTGAAACGAGTCAAGCCACGGCGGAAGCTTATCGAATCGTCTATGGGGAGTCACCACGACCAGCAATGTTGGCGACGGATGTCATTACGATGGCGGATGGGCAACGCGCGGCCGAACGGTTTATTGCGTCAGGACAGACTTTTGAGGCGATCTTTGCCAATAGTGATGATATTGCGGTTGGCGTACAGCGTGCTTATCAGCAAGCAAAGTTGCCGGTCCCCGTTTTAATTGGGCAGGAACACCAACTTTCTGGCGAGCTGGCCCAATTTCCAACGATTGATCATCATTGCCAAATCGTTGGGCAACAAGCCTTACAGCTAGCTGTGAGTGGTGAAAAACGGCGGATTGCAATTGATTCTGAGTTTATTAATAATTGGTAG
- a CDS encoding SGNH/GDSL hydrolase family protein: protein MKYQVTTANNPIIPAYFQGRWTVKTIKNIPVMFSTNLGAELWFQVQRASYVMISMLDLAVAAGAWIAIQIDGLPYQRVAVKTLPLRLTLDGRPHVIRVVMSGNTDQDPIWDGTSGFAVSGLKTDGDLQAVKPGQHSVTFIGDSITAGCWVAGKTPAEDYRGEANYAAIASDLLGARNVRIAYSAIGLNKPGKGGVPPLPAVLTAIDGQTAWQPTPTDVVVINVGTNDGLESATSFTALLKQFINQVALLYPNSRLAVLIPFNQRFDQVIRTVVPEFMDVQLIETADWEPSTTDHVHLDLAGSQLAGHCLAQALRQLYPEIFTG from the coding sequence ATGAAATACCAAGTAACAACGGCGAATAATCCGATTATACCGGCTTATTTTCAAGGTCGCTGGACCGTAAAGACGATTAAAAATATCCCAGTCATGTTTAGTACGAATTTAGGCGCTGAGCTTTGGTTCCAAGTTCAACGGGCGAGCTATGTCATGATCAGCATGTTAGATTTGGCTGTGGCGGCCGGAGCCTGGATCGCGATTCAGATTGATGGTTTGCCTTATCAGCGTGTGGCCGTCAAAACACTACCATTGCGGCTGACTTTAGACGGTCGGCCACATGTTATTCGTGTGGTGATGAGTGGTAATACGGATCAAGACCCCATTTGGGATGGCACGAGCGGCTTTGCTGTATCAGGGCTAAAAACGGATGGTGACTTACAAGCGGTTAAACCGGGGCAGCATAGCGTGACCTTTATTGGTGACTCGATTACGGCTGGTTGCTGGGTTGCCGGCAAGACGCCCGCAGAAGACTATCGCGGTGAGGCTAATTATGCCGCCATCGCTAGCGATTTATTGGGCGCTCGCAATGTCCGAATTGCGTATAGTGCAATTGGTCTCAATAAGCCAGGCAAAGGTGGTGTTCCGCCATTACCAGCTGTATTGACCGCCATTGATGGTCAGACCGCTTGGCAACCGACTCCCACGGATGTGGTGGTGATTAATGTCGGGACTAACGACGGCTTGGAATCGGCCACCAGTTTCACGGCGTTGCTCAAACAGTTCATTAATCAGGTAGCGTTGTTGTATCCCAATAGTCGTTTAGCCGTGTTGATCCCATTTAATCAACGTTTTGATCAGGTTATTCGGACAGTTGTCCCGGAGTTTATGGACGTACAATTGATTGAAACGGCTGACTGGGAACCAAGTACGACAGATCATGTACATTTGGACTTGGCTGGTTCACAGCTGGCTGGACACTGCTTGGCACAAGCGTTACGCCAGCTATATCCAGAAATTTTTACTGGCTAA
- a CDS encoding thioredoxin family protein, which yields MIKEIHDQDFAKETDTGIAVVDFRADWCPPCKMMDPILQSLSEDPAYKDKVNFVSLNVDNDQEVASQFQVQGIPTFLIKKDGQVISHMVGARPKSNFEIELKKAVD from the coding sequence ATGATTAAAGAAATTCACGATCAAGATTTTGCTAAAGAAACTGATACCGGGATTGCCGTTGTCGACTTTCGTGCCGACTGGTGTCCGCCATGTAAAATGATGGACCCAATCCTGCAATCACTGTCCGAAGATCCTGCTTACAAGGACAAGGTCAACTTTGTCTCATTGAATGTGGATAATGACCAAGAAGTTGCCAGTCAATTCCAAGTTCAAGGTATTCCAACCTTCCTAATCAAAAAGGATGGGCAAGTCATTAGTCACATGGTTGGCGCGCGGCCAAAATCCAACTTTGAAATCGAGCTCAAGAAAGCGGTCGATTAA
- a CDS encoding metal-sensing transcriptional repressor — MASAEEHYVTSKQITTRLKRSAGQLDGVLRMMADDRPCDEVLVQLSAVKSSIDKAMKLVIARNINNCVDNMADADVKNLEQSLDLLLKTK, encoded by the coding sequence ATGGCTAGTGCTGAAGAACATTACGTCACCAGTAAACAGATTACGACGCGCCTAAAACGTTCTGCCGGCCAGCTTGACGGTGTTTTGCGCATGATGGCCGACGATCGACCTTGTGATGAAGTTCTAGTCCAACTTTCAGCGGTCAAATCGAGTATCGACAAGGCAATGAAGCTCGTGATTGCCCGTAATATTAACAACTGCGTCGATAACATGGCCGATGCAGATGTCAAAAATTTAGAACAGTCACTGGATTTATTGTTAAAAACAAAATAA
- a CDS encoding macro domain-containing protein, protein MLMYVDSNLFDSPAQVLVNTVNTVGVMGKGIALQFKKLYPEMFRNYQRFCEDGKLTIGKLYLYKTPNKWVLNFPTKKNWRKKSKLTYIESGLKKFVDTYQEKGIESIAFPQLGTGNGGLDWEHEVKPLMEKYLRKLPIKVYIHIYTGWEKKPEYKDIREMRTWIESEPTSLSFTEFKQDFISAQPGSDFVEDQRRVRIIDGTEKIDVTAGKFMTISAENKEAYAITQSNFVDMWTRLRDQGILLDIDLPQAVLVHRDNGFLKKLLVKLAYIKTVSITIGDEHTTALELRKQVSSEISKKGQSKQPDILMEG, encoded by the coding sequence ATGTTAATGTATGTGGATTCGAATCTTTTTGATAGCCCAGCCCAAGTATTAGTGAATACGGTAAATACTGTTGGTGTTATGGGTAAAGGAATTGCGTTGCAATTTAAAAAGCTCTATCCAGAAATGTTTAGAAACTATCAACGTTTTTGTGAGGATGGGAAATTAACTATTGGAAAATTGTATCTTTATAAAACCCCTAATAAGTGGGTTTTAAACTTTCCAACTAAAAAGAATTGGCGAAAAAAATCAAAGTTAACCTATATTGAATCTGGGTTAAAAAAATTTGTGGACACTTATCAAGAAAAAGGAATAGAATCAATTGCATTTCCACAGTTGGGGACTGGTAATGGTGGCCTGGATTGGGAACATGAAGTAAAACCGTTAATGGAAAAGTACTTGCGTAAGTTACCTATCAAAGTATATATACACATCTATACTGGCTGGGAAAAGAAACCAGAATATAAAGATATTAGGGAAATGCGAACTTGGATTGAAAGTGAACCAACTTCATTAAGCTTTACAGAATTTAAACAAGACTTTATCAGTGCACAACCTGGGAGTGATTTCGTTGAAGACCAACGGCGGGTTCGAATTATTGATGGTACTGAAAAAATAGATGTAACAGCCGGAAAATTCATGACAATCAGTGCCGAAAATAAGGAAGCATACGCCATTACGCAATCTAACTTTGTCGACATGTGGACACGGCTACGAGATCAGGGAATATTGTTAGACATTGATTTACCACAAGCGGTGCTAGTGCATCGTGATAATGGCTTTTTAAAGAAACTATTGGTTAAATTGGCTTACATCAAGACTGTTTCGATTACAATTGGCGATGAACATACCACTGCACTGGAATTGCGTAAACAAGTCTCATCTGAAATTTCTAAAAAAGGTCAATCGAAGCAGCCCGATATTTTGATGGAGGGGTAA
- a CDS encoding Panacea domain-containing protein, producing MTSVFKILNWLRVASNAQMRLYDADELTLARAMRLLYYVQGTHLALYGKKAFTDEIIASEKGPIVPAVQRDYQGQTAIVGELTPQDVADYQAISETSSLGQVLNAVWLAFGDLSTVELVKRTHTEKPWRQTTLGQPIAPALMAEYFTQEIVR from the coding sequence TTAAATTGGTTGCGGGTGGCGAGCAATGCACAAATGCGGCTGTATGATGCGGATGAATTAACTTTAGCAAGAGCTATGCGCCTGCTATATTATGTTCAAGGAACTCATTTAGCATTATATGGTAAAAAAGCCTTTACTGATGAAATCATTGCCTCGGAAAAAGGCCCCATTGTTCCAGCTGTACAACGTGATTATCAAGGACAAACAGCGATTGTTGGGGAATTGACGCCACAAGATGTGGCCGATTATCAAGCAATTTCAGAAACTTCGTCGTTGGGACAAGTTCTAAATGCAGTTTGGCTGGCATTCGGCGATTTGTCGACGGTTGAATTAGTTAAGCGGACACATACAGAAAAGCCATGGCGACAGACAACTTTAGGACAGCCGATTGCGCCGGCATTAATGGCCGAGTATTTCACACAAGAAATTGTCCGCTAG
- a CDS encoding YdcF family protein, which translates to MSELTDLNRCLAWLTKPAPKLADIDGLVLCGNSLPLTAQLAARVATEQQLPTLIIAGGIGHATKYLRQNMGVTYNLSEAELMATLVRQAGYHGKILQDRTSTNTGTNASHALALAPTSWRKVLLVQDPLLALRTQLTFEQVWGASTQLTRLLPPAFQLSQLEPIAFGLNQAYQGAWRRAYFTELLLGEIQRLWDTPQGYGPLGTGFIRHIDCPENVTAAYQRLLARPLHRER; encoded by the coding sequence ATGAGTGAACTTACAGACTTAAATCGCTGTTTAGCTTGGTTAACAAAACCAGCGCCAAAACTGGCTGACATCGACGGGTTAGTATTATGTGGCAATAGTCTACCCTTAACTGCCCAACTGGCAGCACGAGTCGCCACCGAGCAACAATTACCAACTCTGATTATCGCTGGCGGGATCGGCCATGCCACCAAGTATTTACGCCAAAACATGGGCGTCACCTATAATTTGAGTGAAGCTGAATTAATGGCAACACTGGTACGACAAGCCGGCTATCATGGCAAGATCTTACAAGATCGCACCTCAACCAATACCGGCACCAACGCCAGTCATGCCTTAGCCCTAGCGCCAACGAGTTGGCGAAAAGTCTTGCTCGTTCAGGACCCCTTATTGGCTTTACGCACGCAACTAACCTTTGAACAAGTTTGGGGAGCAAGCACTCAGTTGACGCGCTTGCTCCCACCAGCATTTCAATTAAGTCAACTTGAGCCCATCGCCTTTGGCCTGAATCAAGCCTACCAAGGCGCTTGGCGCAGGGCCTATTTTACTGAATTACTATTAGGTGAAATCCAACGACTTTGGGATACACCCCAAGGTTATGGCCCACTGGGGACTGGGTTCATCCGACACATTGACTGTCCAGAAAACGTTACGGCGGCCTATCAACGACTATTGGCCCGACCACTACATCGCGAACGCTAA